In Pseudovibrio brasiliensis, the following are encoded in one genomic region:
- a CDS encoding SMP-30/gluconolactonase/LRE family protein has protein sequence MSEPYVFAKTECSLGEGPLWSARHDALFWVDINNHLVLKKGITGDLETWKFDEPVSAFAQIPDSDDFMLSSATGLYRWSPGTHTRNLILPVEDQNPVTRSNDARTDRTGGFWISSMGRKAEKGAGSLYRFFKGELAKVASDITIPNSLCFSPDGSTAYFSDTVTSQIIKWSLNTQSGLPEGPAEVFADISGTGFGPDGSVVDAEGYLWNAQWGGYRVVRYKPDGMVDRIVEIDASQASCPAFGGADYKTLFITTARENLSEEQLAKEPLAGSVFAVSIDTPGLPDPELQM, from the coding sequence CAAAACAGAATGCAGCTTAGGGGAGGGCCCTCTTTGGAGTGCCCGCCACGATGCTCTGTTCTGGGTGGACATCAACAATCATCTGGTGCTGAAAAAGGGCATAACCGGTGACCTCGAAACATGGAAGTTCGACGAGCCGGTCTCCGCCTTTGCGCAGATCCCAGACAGCGATGACTTCATGTTATCCTCTGCAACAGGTCTGTATCGCTGGTCTCCGGGCACTCACACCCGCAACCTTATCCTCCCTGTCGAGGACCAAAACCCCGTCACCCGCTCCAACGACGCCCGCACCGATCGCACCGGCGGATTCTGGATTTCCTCCATGGGCCGAAAAGCAGAAAAAGGCGCAGGCAGCCTTTATCGCTTTTTCAAAGGGGAATTAGCAAAGGTCGCGAGTGACATTACAATCCCGAATTCCCTTTGTTTTTCACCAGATGGGAGCACTGCGTACTTTTCAGACACGGTGACATCTCAGATCATCAAATGGTCACTAAATACGCAAAGTGGCCTGCCAGAAGGGCCCGCGGAGGTATTTGCCGATATCTCCGGGACAGGATTTGGCCCCGACGGTTCCGTGGTTGATGCTGAGGGATATCTCTGGAACGCTCAATGGGGCGGATACAGAGTCGTCCGCTACAAACCTGACGGAATGGTGGATCGCATAGTTGAGATTGACGCAAGTCAGGCTTCTTGTCCTGCGTTTGGTGGGGCTGACTACAAAACGCTGTTTATTACCACGGCTCGCGAAAACCTGAGCGAGGAACAGCTGGCGAAAGAGCCGCTGGCTGGTTCAGTTTTTGCGGTCTCTATTGATACTCCAGGGCTGCCAGACCCAGAACTACAAATGTGA
- a CDS encoding beta-galactosidase, protein MSDKKHLGICYYPEHWSEDLWQQDAKEMAALGITYVRIAEFAWSRIEPEPGHFSWDWLDSAIETLASEGLKIVMCTPTATPPRWMVDKHPDMLAVDENGHPRKFGSRRHYCFSHEGYRWESRRITEILAERYGNHQSIAAWQTDNEYGCHETVRSWSASAHKAFQLWLAQKYGNIKALNEAWGNVFWSMEYNSFEQVDLPNLTVTESNPSHRLDFKRFSSDQVAEFNGEQVDILRKLSPGRPIIHNFMGNTFSFDHYKVGDQLDISSWDCYPIGFHSQYQIENPLGTPEGYWEDYFQQGDPDYQAFHHDLYRQAGHGRLWIMELQPGPVNWAPYNPIPLKGMVRLWSWEAFAHGAETTSYFRWRQAPFAQEQMHAGLKQTDNKPAQAYVEAAQVAREIEELGAFTPSEAPVALVVDYESHWAHETQQQGQDFSYFRLVLAYYRALRQKGVDVEIIRPASQDLSPYKLVIVPALYAMSEELSENLAAYVEFGGVVLGGPRLAQKDKNYQISQMTLNLPKPFETIEVLRVGTSPKEFATTVSDLADQERGKAYVWQEEVTTGLPILFEDINDHPVFMGENNIYYVSAWADPALMSAILDEVFKTAKIDKVELPNGLRRSKTSIGTFYYNYSKNKMNLKALRLADAAELDGLELPPAGVALVREGTEEL, encoded by the coding sequence ATGAGCGATAAGAAACACTTAGGTATCTGTTACTACCCAGAACACTGGTCAGAGGACTTATGGCAGCAAGATGCCAAAGAAATGGCCGCGCTGGGCATTACCTATGTGCGTATCGCTGAGTTTGCATGGTCCCGCATTGAGCCGGAGCCCGGCCACTTCTCATGGGACTGGTTGGACAGCGCCATTGAGACTCTCGCAAGTGAGGGTCTTAAGATCGTCATGTGCACCCCAACCGCCACCCCGCCGCGCTGGATGGTGGATAAGCACCCGGACATGCTCGCCGTTGACGAAAACGGCCACCCCCGAAAATTCGGCAGCCGCCGCCACTACTGCTTCTCCCACGAAGGCTACCGCTGGGAATCCCGCCGGATCACAGAAATCCTCGCGGAGCGATACGGTAATCACCAGTCCATCGCCGCCTGGCAAACTGACAACGAGTATGGCTGCCATGAGACAGTCCGCTCATGGTCTGCCTCCGCACACAAGGCTTTCCAACTCTGGCTTGCGCAAAAGTACGGCAATATCAAAGCTTTGAATGAGGCATGGGGCAATGTGTTCTGGTCTATGGAATACAACAGCTTCGAGCAGGTCGATCTGCCGAACCTAACGGTGACAGAGAGTAACCCGTCTCACAGGCTTGATTTTAAACGTTTTTCATCGGACCAAGTTGCCGAGTTTAACGGAGAGCAGGTCGATATTCTACGCAAGTTATCGCCGGGTCGCCCGATCATCCATAACTTCATGGGCAACACGTTCTCCTTCGACCACTACAAGGTTGGAGACCAGCTCGATATCTCCAGTTGGGATTGCTATCCCATTGGTTTCCATAGCCAATATCAGATTGAAAATCCGCTGGGGACACCGGAAGGTTACTGGGAAGACTACTTCCAACAAGGCGACCCAGACTATCAGGCCTTTCATCACGATCTCTACCGACAAGCAGGCCATGGCCGCCTCTGGATCATGGAGCTGCAACCCGGCCCCGTGAATTGGGCGCCGTATAACCCGATCCCGCTGAAGGGCATGGTGCGCCTATGGAGCTGGGAAGCTTTCGCCCATGGTGCTGAAACCACAAGCTATTTCCGCTGGCGGCAAGCTCCGTTCGCGCAAGAGCAAATGCATGCAGGGCTCAAGCAGACCGATAACAAACCAGCACAGGCGTATGTGGAAGCTGCTCAGGTTGCGCGTGAAATCGAGGAGCTCGGCGCATTCACGCCCTCTGAAGCACCTGTTGCCCTTGTTGTAGACTACGAAAGCCACTGGGCACACGAAACTCAGCAGCAAGGTCAAGACTTTAGCTACTTCCGTCTCGTCCTCGCCTACTATCGGGCGCTTCGGCAGAAGGGCGTTGATGTAGAGATCATCAGACCAGCCTCACAGGACTTATCCCCCTACAAGCTGGTGATTGTCCCCGCCCTTTACGCCATGAGTGAGGAACTCTCCGAAAACCTAGCCGCCTATGTCGAATTCGGCGGTGTCGTCCTCGGCGGACCGCGCCTTGCGCAAAAAGACAAAAACTATCAGATCTCGCAGATGACCTTGAACCTGCCGAAACCTTTTGAGACCATTGAGGTTTTACGTGTCGGCACAAGCCCGAAAGAGTTCGCAACCACCGTCTCAGACCTCGCCGATCAGGAACGCGGCAAAGCCTACGTCTGGCAAGAAGAGGTCACCACCGGCCTGCCGATCCTGTTCGAAGATATCAACGACCATCCGGTCTTTATGGGCGAAAACAACATCTACTACGTTTCCGCTTGGGCAGACCCGGCACTTATGAGCGCCATTCTGGATGAGGTCTTCAAAACTGCAAAAATAGATAAGGTTGAATTGCCAAATGGATTGAGAAGAAGCAAAACGTCCATTGGCACTTTCTATTATAACTACTCGAAAAATAAGATGAATTTGAAAGCGCTGCGTCTTGCCGATGCAGCGGAATTGGATGGATTGGAGCTGCCTCCCGCTGGGGTGGCTCTGGTTCGGGAAGGAACTGAAGAGCTATGA
- a CDS encoding IlvD/Edd family dehydratase has translation MTEAPKTKLRSQEWFDSPDNPDMTALYLERYLNYGITREELQSGRPIIGIAQTGSDLSPCNRHHLVLAERVREGIREMGGICFEFPVHPIQETGKRPTAALDRNLAYLGLVETLYGYPLDGVVLTIGCDKTTPALLMAAATVNIPAICLTVGPMLNGYHNGERVGSGTVIWKARKMLATGEIDYKEFMNMAADSAPSVGYCNTMGTASTMNSLAEALGMSLPGCASIPAPYRERGQISYETGKRIVQMVHEDQKPSDVLTRKAFENAIAVNSAIGGSTNAPIHINAIARHIGVELHNDDWQNHGHKIPLLANVQPAGAYLSEEFHRAGGIPGIFSELMKHDHIHKDAITVSGKTTGEIYGDSSVKDYDVIYPYDKPMMKDAGFLNLTGNLFKSAIMKTSVISADFRARYLSNPDDPEAFEGKVVVFDGPEDYHHNINNEALGIDANTILVIRGTGPVGYPGGAEVVNMQPPDELLKQGIDALPCIGDGRQSGTSGSPSILNASPEAAVMGGLALLRNGDIVRLDLKKGEANVLISDEELAKRKQALAESGGYEFPEHQTPWQEIQRGIVDQFDEGMVLKPAVKYQRIAQKGLPRHSH, from the coding sequence ATGACTGAAGCTCCAAAAACAAAACTCCGCTCACAAGAGTGGTTTGACTCGCCAGACAACCCGGATATGACCGCACTGTATCTGGAGCGCTACCTGAATTACGGCATAACGCGTGAAGAGCTTCAGTCAGGCCGACCAATCATCGGTATTGCTCAGACAGGGTCCGATCTATCCCCGTGCAACCGCCACCACCTAGTGCTGGCAGAGCGTGTGCGTGAAGGCATCCGCGAGATGGGCGGCATCTGCTTTGAGTTCCCGGTCCATCCTATTCAGGAGACCGGTAAGCGCCCAACTGCAGCTCTCGACCGCAACCTTGCCTATCTCGGTCTGGTAGAAACGCTCTACGGTTATCCGCTCGATGGCGTCGTTTTGACCATCGGCTGCGACAAGACCACGCCAGCATTGCTCATGGCGGCGGCCACAGTGAATATCCCGGCGATCTGCTTGACGGTTGGGCCAATGCTCAACGGCTACCACAACGGCGAACGTGTGGGCTCTGGCACGGTTATCTGGAAAGCCCGCAAGATGTTGGCGACTGGAGAGATCGACTACAAAGAGTTCATGAACATGGCCGCAGACTCCGCTCCGTCTGTTGGTTACTGCAACACCATGGGCACAGCCTCAACCATGAACTCACTGGCTGAAGCTCTGGGCATGAGCTTGCCAGGTTGCGCCTCTATCCCTGCACCATACCGCGAGCGCGGCCAGATCTCCTATGAGACAGGCAAGCGTATCGTGCAGATGGTACATGAAGATCAGAAGCCATCAGATGTTCTCACCCGCAAGGCGTTTGAGAACGCAATTGCTGTGAACTCTGCCATCGGTGGCTCAACCAACGCGCCAATCCATATCAACGCAATCGCACGCCATATCGGCGTTGAGCTGCACAACGATGATTGGCAGAACCACGGACACAAAATTCCACTGCTCGCCAACGTCCAGCCAGCAGGGGCCTATCTGTCGGAAGAGTTCCACCGCGCAGGCGGCATTCCGGGCATCTTCTCCGAGCTTATGAAACACGACCACATCCACAAGGATGCGATCACGGTTTCTGGCAAAACTACCGGTGAGATTTATGGAGATAGTTCTGTTAAAGATTACGACGTGATCTATCCCTATGACAAACCGATGATGAAGGACGCAGGCTTCCTCAACCTCACGGGCAACCTCTTCAAGTCTGCGATCATGAAAACCTCTGTGATTTCAGCGGACTTTAGAGCGCGTTACTTGTCTAACCCGGATGACCCGGAAGCGTTTGAAGGTAAGGTCGTGGTGTTTGATGGTCCTGAGGACTATCACCACAACATCAACAATGAGGCCCTTGGTATTGACGCCAACACCATCCTCGTTATCCGCGGAACCGGTCCGGTCGGCTATCCGGGCGGTGCTGAAGTGGTGAACATGCAGCCGCCGGATGAGCTTCTGAAGCAAGGCATTGATGCACTGCCATGCATCGGGGATGGCCGTCAGTCCGGCACCTCCGGCTCACCATCTATCCTCAACGCATCCCCGGAAGCAGCCGTCATGGGCGGGCTTGCTCTGCTGCGTAACGGCGACATCGTAAGGTTGGATCTGAAGAAGGGTGAAGCAAACGTGCTGATCTCTGATGAGGAACTGGCGAAGCGCAAGCAGGCGCTGGCGGAAAGCGGTGGCTATGAGTTCCCTGAGCACCAGACACCTTGGCAGGAAATTCAGCGTGGGATCGTGGATCAGTTTGATGAAGGCATGGTGTTGAAGCCAGCAGTCAAATACCAGCGCATCGCGCAAAAGGGACTGCCACGTCACAGTCACTGA
- the putA gene encoding bifunctional proline dehydrogenase/L-glutamate gamma-semialdehyde dehydrogenase PutA — translation MDSETAPENIRNKIRDNYLPDENQVVHELISSLQMDAEARSRASDKAAELISDLRANTSPTIMESFLGEYGLSTQEGIALMCLAEALLRVPDAQTIDALIADKITPSAWGEHLGQSASTLINASTWALLLTGKVLAPDDQGLVGTIRGVVKRLGEPVVRTAVAQAMKELGRQFVLGRTIREAMRNARAEEGQGFTYSYDMLGEAARTDADAKRYHLSYSKAISALASNCVHSSIRDNPGISVKLSALHPRYEFAKRERVMKELVPRTLSLIMLAKSSNMGFNIDAEEADRLDISLDVIEALLADPATEGWDGFGVVVQAFGPRAIHVIEWLYAVAEKYDRKIMIRLVKGAYWDSEIKRAQTLGIDGYPVFTRKVSTDISYTACAEKLLGMTDRIYPQFATHNAHSVATILELAKNLPLSSYEFQRLHGMGEALHERTMKKHGSNCRIYAPVGAHKDLLAYLVRRLLENGANSSFVHQIRDENVTPQAIAQDPLAHIEKFGEDVANFKIPLPLALFGAGRKNAKGWDLSDPRQEAEYVESLKSFSTTKWEGHPVIAASVKNAEAVQVKNPSDLRDIVGSVATATHEQIEAALTTAHHGCAEWSDKSSDDRAVILRKAADLFEENASEIFALLTREAGKTYMDAINELREAVDFARYYANEAIRLDERDGKGQQRGPITCISPWNFPLAIFSGQIFAALAAGNPVLAKPAPQTPLIATFAVGLMHKAGIPVEALQLLPGAGEVGAALTSDSRVAGVCFTGSTGTAQHINRAMAKALAPSAPLIAETGGLNAMIVDSTALPEQAVRDVIASSFQSAGQRCSALRMLYVQEDIFDDFKEMLFGAMAELEVGNPITLSTDVGPVIDAAAQKKIADHCKKWAEKGRVLKELKVPTKGHFVAPTLIKLEGIEELDEEIFGPVLHIATFKAEEIDQTIDAINSKGFGLTFGLHTRVDSRVQHIVERVKVGNLYVNRNQIGAIVGSQPFGGEGLSGTGPKAGGPHYVARFRLADTSAAESVTLGKSVTAGDIFKAKGALRTSTWEGNFGRYTQLATLFEKETGLLNRIAADHAHDMPGPTGESNRLYSAPRGTVLCLGPDTESLKHQVVLALAAGNGVIAVGQGAEKLAVKLRSLSAPIVALEGNLAVGALKELQGIDAIAANHSDQELKEMKAELAERDGALMQLIMERNQPERYQLERHLCIDTTASGGNASLLAATED, via the coding sequence ATGGATTCAGAGACTGCGCCGGAGAACATCCGCAACAAAATCAGAGATAACTACCTTCCTGACGAGAATCAGGTGGTACATGAGCTCATTTCCTCACTGCAAATGGATGCAGAGGCTCGTAGCCGTGCATCTGACAAAGCAGCGGAACTGATCTCGGATTTGCGTGCGAATACATCTCCAACCATCATGGAGAGTTTTCTCGGCGAGTACGGCCTCTCAACCCAGGAAGGCATTGCACTGATGTGTCTTGCAGAAGCGCTGCTTCGCGTTCCTGATGCCCAGACCATCGATGCTCTGATTGCAGACAAGATCACTCCGAGTGCCTGGGGAGAGCACTTGGGTCAGTCTGCTTCCACTCTGATCAATGCATCCACCTGGGCGCTGCTGTTGACCGGTAAGGTTCTTGCTCCAGATGATCAGGGCCTCGTTGGCACCATTCGCGGTGTCGTGAAGCGGCTTGGTGAGCCTGTAGTTCGTACCGCTGTTGCGCAGGCGATGAAGGAGCTGGGCCGCCAGTTCGTTCTGGGCCGCACCATTCGTGAAGCCATGCGCAATGCGCGTGCCGAAGAAGGTCAGGGCTTCACTTACTCCTACGACATGCTTGGTGAAGCAGCACGTACGGATGCAGATGCGAAGCGCTATCACCTATCCTACTCCAAGGCGATTTCTGCTTTGGCAAGCAACTGCGTTCATTCCAGCATTCGCGATAATCCGGGCATCTCCGTAAAGCTGTCCGCTTTGCATCCTCGCTATGAGTTTGCAAAACGTGAGCGCGTGATGAAGGAACTGGTTCCTCGCACGCTTTCTCTGATCATGCTGGCGAAGTCCTCCAACATGGGCTTCAACATTGATGCGGAAGAAGCAGACCGTCTGGATATCTCCCTCGACGTGATTGAAGCGCTTCTGGCAGATCCGGCAACTGAAGGCTGGGATGGTTTTGGTGTTGTGGTGCAGGCTTTCGGCCCGCGCGCAATTCACGTCATCGAATGGCTCTATGCAGTTGCAGAGAAGTATGATCGTAAGATCATGATTCGTCTGGTGAAGGGTGCTTACTGGGACAGCGAGATCAAACGCGCTCAGACCCTTGGTATTGATGGCTACCCGGTCTTCACCCGTAAGGTATCTACCGACATCTCCTATACTGCTTGTGCTGAGAAACTGCTGGGTATGACTGACCGGATCTATCCGCAGTTTGCGACCCACAACGCACACAGTGTTGCGACCATTCTGGAACTGGCGAAGAACCTGCCGCTGAGCTCCTATGAGTTCCAGCGTCTGCATGGCATGGGCGAAGCACTGCATGAGCGCACCATGAAGAAGCACGGTTCCAACTGCCGCATCTACGCTCCGGTTGGTGCTCACAAAGACTTGCTGGCTTATCTGGTACGTCGTCTGTTGGAAAACGGCGCGAACAGCTCCTTCGTTCACCAGATCCGTGATGAAAACGTGACGCCACAGGCGATAGCGCAGGATCCACTGGCGCATATCGAGAAGTTTGGCGAAGACGTTGCCAACTTCAAGATCCCTCTGCCGCTAGCGCTGTTTGGTGCTGGACGTAAGAACGCGAAGGGCTGGGATCTGAGTGATCCACGTCAGGAAGCTGAGTATGTCGAAAGCCTGAAGTCGTTCTCTACGACCAAGTGGGAAGGTCATCCGGTCATTGCCGCTTCTGTGAAAAATGCTGAGGCTGTGCAGGTCAAGAACCCGTCTGATCTACGCGACATCGTTGGTAGCGTGGCAACTGCAACGCATGAACAGATTGAAGCGGCTCTGACAACGGCCCATCATGGCTGTGCGGAATGGTCAGACAAAAGTTCGGACGATCGTGCAGTTATTCTGCGCAAAGCAGCGGATCTGTTCGAAGAAAACGCTTCTGAGATCTTCGCTCTGCTAACCCGTGAAGCTGGCAAAACCTACATGGATGCCATCAACGAGCTACGCGAAGCCGTTGACTTTGCTCGTTACTACGCGAATGAAGCAATCCGTCTGGATGAGCGTGATGGCAAAGGACAACAACGCGGTCCGATCACCTGTATCTCTCCTTGGAACTTCCCGCTGGCGATCTTCTCTGGTCAGATCTTTGCAGCTCTCGCAGCTGGCAATCCGGTTCTGGCAAAACCAGCGCCTCAAACACCGCTGATCGCAACCTTTGCTGTTGGTCTGATGCATAAAGCAGGCATTCCTGTTGAGGCTCTTCAGCTTCTGCCAGGTGCTGGAGAAGTGGGTGCTGCACTGACCTCTGACAGCCGTGTTGCTGGTGTTTGCTTTACCGGTTCCACCGGCACAGCGCAGCACATCAACCGTGCCATGGCGAAAGCACTTGCTCCATCTGCACCACTGATTGCTGAGACTGGTGGCTTGAATGCGATGATCGTGGACTCCACGGCTCTGCCAGAGCAGGCGGTGCGTGATGTGATTGCTTCTAGTTTCCAGAGTGCAGGTCAGCGTTGTTCTGCACTGCGTATGCTTTACGTGCAGGAAGACATCTTTGATGACTTCAAGGAAATGCTGTTCGGTGCGATGGCTGAGCTGGAGGTTGGTAACCCAATCACACTGTCGACTGACGTTGGTCCTGTGATTGATGCAGCCGCTCAGAAGAAGATTGCTGATCACTGTAAGAAATGGGCTGAAAAAGGCCGTGTTCTCAAAGAGCTGAAGGTTCCAACAAAGGGTCACTTCGTTGCACCAACTCTGATCAAGCTGGAAGGCATTGAGGAGCTGGATGAAGAGATCTTCGGTCCTGTTCTGCATATCGCAACTTTCAAGGCGGAAGAGATCGATCAAACCATTGATGCGATCAACTCCAAGGGCTTTGGCCTGACCTTTGGTCTGCACACCCGCGTTGATAGCCGTGTTCAGCACATCGTTGAGCGTGTGAAGGTGGGCAACCTTTATGTGAACCGTAACCAGATCGGTGCGATTGTTGGATCTCAGCCGTTTGGTGGTGAAGGTCTTTCCGGCACTGGTCCGAAGGCAGGTGGTCCTCACTATGTGGCACGCTTCCGTCTGGCCGACACTTCAGCTGCGGAAAGCGTGACGCTTGGCAAGTCAGTTACTGCCGGGGATATCTTCAAAGCCAAAGGGGCATTACGCACCAGCACCTGGGAAGGCAACTTTGGTCGTTACACCCAGCTGGCAACCTTGTTTGAGAAGGAAACAGGTCTGCTGAACCGTATCGCGGCTGATCATGCGCACGACATGCCTGGGCCAACCGGTGAATCCAACCGCCTTTACTCAGCTCCACGTGGCACCGTGCTGTGTCTTGGTCCAGATACTGAAAGCCTGAAGCATCAAGTGGTTCTGGCGCTGGCAGCTGGCAATGGGGTGATTGCTGTTGGACAAGGTGCAGAAAAACTGGCTGTGAAGCTGCGTTCACTTTCTGCTCCAATCGTAGCGCTGGAAGGCAATCTGGCTGTAGGCGCTCTGAAGGAACTCCAGGGTATTGATGCCATTGCAGCGAACCACTCTGATCAAGAGCTGAAAGAGATGAAAGCTGAGCTGGCTGAGCGTGACGGTGCCCTGATGCAGCTGATCATGGAACGCAACCAGCCTGAGCGCTATCAGCTGGAGCGTCATCTGTGTATCGATACGACAGCATCTGGCGGTAACGCGAGCCTTTTGGCTGCGACCGAAGACTAA
- a CDS encoding Lrp/AsnC family transcriptional regulator, whose product MEKLDDFDRKILEELQKCGRITVTDLAKKVGLSKTPCQIRMKKLEDAGYILGYRAEVDHTKLGAGHIAFVQVKLNDTRSRSLEAFNAAAREIPEIEECHMIASGFDYLLKVRTRDIGSYRRVLGEKLSEMPYVAQTSTFVCMEQVKDRPF is encoded by the coding sequence ATGGAGAAATTGGACGATTTTGACCGTAAAATTCTGGAAGAATTACAGAAATGCGGGCGTATCACCGTTACTGACCTTGCGAAAAAGGTAGGGCTATCCAAAACCCCCTGCCAGATCCGCATGAAGAAACTGGAGGATGCAGGGTATATTCTGGGGTATCGGGCAGAGGTGGATCACACCAAGTTGGGGGCAGGGCACATCGCATTTGTGCAAGTCAAGCTAAACGACACCCGCTCAAGATCGCTGGAAGCCTTCAATGCGGCTGCGCGTGAAATCCCGGAAATCGAAGAATGCCACATGATTGCAAGTGGGTTCGACTATCTCCTGAAGGTCCGCACCAGAGATATCGGAAGCTATCGACGTGTTCTCGGCGAGAAACTCTCCGAGATGCCTTATGTCGCGCAGACCTCTACATTTGTTTGCATGGAACAGGTCAAAGACCGCCCGTTCTAA
- a CDS encoding GNAT family N-acetyltransferase, with product MKNYSWHPMTEDDLLEIDQIMQQTYPHLPEDIDCIRERVRLFPQGCHVLRQDDQDTILGYIISHPWENRSIPPLSSLLGSLPFSAEVYYIHDIALLPSAQGVGAARAILAQLSQVARSLYINTFALVALDTANAFWRARGFRAIHEDTLKEKLMAYGPGANYMQRGVD from the coding sequence ATGAAGAATTACAGCTGGCACCCGATGACGGAAGATGATCTGCTGGAGATTGATCAGATCATGCAGCAAACTTATCCGCACTTGCCTGAAGATATCGACTGTATTCGGGAGCGTGTGCGGCTGTTTCCGCAGGGCTGTCATGTGCTGAGGCAGGACGATCAAGACACCATTCTTGGTTATATCATCTCGCATCCGTGGGAGAACCGGAGTATTCCACCACTCTCCAGTTTGCTAGGTTCTCTGCCTTTTTCAGCGGAAGTCTATTACATCCACGATATCGCGTTACTGCCTTCAGCGCAGGGTGTAGGAGCTGCGCGAGCAATTCTAGCGCAGCTTAGTCAGGTGGCGCGAAGCCTTTACATCAACACATTCGCGCTTGTGGCGTTAGATACCGCAAACGCGTTCTGGCGGGCACGTGGGTTCAGAGCCATCCACGAAGACACGCTTAAAGAAAAGCTGATGGCCTATGGCCCTGGTGCCAATTACATGCAACGCGGTGTTGATTAG
- the nhaC gene encoding Na+/H+ antiporter NhaC, with the protein MANAPAPYSQKMSLIGAIIPVASLIILLALSYYLFGDEASSGPNQIALLFCALIATFVALFHGFSFDELKDAVVESVSTGLHAIFILFAVGSLIGTWAMSGTIMAMVYYGLQLLSPNYFYFTTVIICALVSVSIGSSWTVAGTIGIGLMGISTKMGLDPAITAGAILSGAYFGDKSSPLSDATNLATAAAGSNLYIHIKENLWTSVPALTIALALFWWLGEPGDFVAQGTLSSIEQHYDITLLNFLPLVLVLGLAMIRYPPFTTIFIGALAGGLFAVIMDPDKVVSLASSVNLPYWLIMIKGVWIAMSNGYVSVTGDPSIDALLSRGGMGNMLTTIWLIMTALAFGGVVEKAGILDRIIGPILHAAKTTGALVLSLVTTAIATNILAADQYIAIVIPGRMYRKSFRQRRLRPEVLSRAVGDSATVTSALIPWNSCGAYMAATLGVPTLAFAGFAFFNIVSPILTIVFAVMGWRMLTMTDQKPERIVLPDDEQKD; encoded by the coding sequence ATGGCCAATGCGCCAGCTCCATACTCCCAGAAAATGTCTCTTATCGGAGCGATCATTCCTGTCGCTTCGCTCATTATTCTGTTGGCGTTGTCCTACTACTTGTTCGGAGATGAAGCCTCTTCCGGCCCAAACCAGATTGCCCTGCTGTTTTGTGCGTTAATCGCAACCTTTGTTGCACTGTTTCATGGGTTTAGTTTTGATGAACTGAAAGATGCGGTTGTTGAAAGTGTCAGCACCGGTCTTCATGCAATTTTCATTCTGTTTGCAGTCGGGTCGCTGATTGGAACCTGGGCCATGTCCGGCACCATCATGGCGATGGTTTATTATGGATTACAGCTACTTAGCCCGAACTACTTTTACTTCACCACAGTCATCATCTGTGCGCTCGTTTCTGTCAGCATCGGTAGTTCATGGACTGTTGCCGGTACAATCGGCATTGGATTAATGGGCATCTCGACAAAGATGGGGCTTGATCCCGCAATCACCGCAGGTGCGATCCTTTCTGGCGCTTATTTTGGCGATAAATCCTCACCCCTTTCTGATGCCACCAATCTTGCAACTGCTGCGGCAGGGTCTAATCTTTACATCCACATCAAAGAGAATCTCTGGACTTCGGTTCCAGCACTCACCATCGCATTGGCGTTGTTCTGGTGGCTTGGGGAGCCAGGCGATTTCGTTGCCCAAGGCACTTTATCCAGCATTGAACAGCACTACGATATTACGTTGCTGAACTTCCTGCCTTTGGTGTTGGTGCTGGGATTGGCGATGATACGGTATCCGCCATTTACAACCATCTTCATCGGTGCTCTTGCCGGGGGCCTTTTTGCGGTGATCATGGATCCTGACAAGGTGGTTAGTCTGGCCTCTTCAGTCAACCTTCCCTACTGGCTGATCATGATCAAAGGCGTCTGGATTGCCATGTCCAACGGCTACGTGAGTGTGACCGGTGATCCCTCAATTGATGCCCTGCTGAGTCGTGGTGGGATGGGCAATATGCTGACGACGATCTGGCTGATCATGACGGCTCTCGCCTTTGGTGGCGTGGTTGAGAAAGCTGGTATTCTGGACCGGATTATCGGGCCAATCCTGCATGCAGCAAAAACCACTGGAGCCTTGGTTTTGTCTTTGGTCACAACAGCCATTGCAACCAACATTCTGGCGGCAGATCAATACATTGCGATCGTGATACCGGGTCGGATGTATCGCAAATCTTTCCGACAGCGGCGCCTGCGTCCAGAGGTTCTTTCGCGGGCTGTTGGCGATAGTGCGACGGTGACCTCTGCGCTTATTCCATGGAACAGCTGCGGAGCTTACATGGCTGCAACACTCGGGGTGCCAACACTGGCGTTTGCCGGGTTTGCCTTCTTCAACATTGTCAGCCCGATCCTGACAATTGTGTTTGCGGTGATGGGATGGCGCATGTTGACGATGACAGACCAGAAACCTGAGCGTATTGTGCTGCCAGATGACGAACAAAAAGACTGA